In Rhodococcus rhodochrous, a single genomic region encodes these proteins:
- a CDS encoding Ppx/GppA phosphatase family protein codes for MRVAGIDCGTNSIRLLIADIAEDGSLTDVTRLMKVVRLGQGVDATGRLAPEAIERTRVALVEYADLIRETGATAVRMVATSATRDASNREDFFAMTREVLGAVIPGAEAEVITGDEEARLSFAGAVGELDSARGPFVVVDLGGGSTEVVLGDADGVHAAYSTDIGCVRLTERCLHDDPPTAEQVAAAREVAADKIREALEQVPVEQAHTWVGVAGTMTTLAALALELDEYDSEKIHLSSVPFDRLREVCDGLVAATREKRAALGPMHPGRVDVIGGGSIITTVLAEELGRRAGITELVVSEHDILDGIALSVAR; via the coding sequence GTGAGGGTCGCGGGAATCGACTGCGGCACCAACTCCATCCGCCTGCTGATCGCCGACATCGCGGAGGACGGCAGCCTCACCGACGTCACCCGCCTCATGAAGGTCGTGCGGCTCGGGCAGGGTGTCGACGCCACCGGTCGTCTCGCACCCGAGGCGATCGAACGCACGCGGGTCGCGCTGGTGGAGTACGCCGACCTGATCCGCGAGACCGGCGCCACCGCCGTCCGCATGGTCGCCACCTCGGCCACGCGCGACGCGAGCAACCGCGAGGACTTCTTCGCGATGACCCGCGAGGTGCTCGGTGCCGTCATCCCCGGCGCCGAGGCCGAGGTCATCACCGGCGACGAGGAGGCGCGCCTGTCCTTCGCCGGTGCTGTCGGCGAACTCGACTCCGCGCGCGGGCCTTTCGTCGTCGTCGATCTCGGCGGTGGGTCCACCGAGGTCGTGCTCGGCGACGCCGACGGCGTGCACGCCGCCTATTCCACCGACATCGGCTGCGTCCGGCTGACCGAGCGGTGCCTGCACGACGATCCGCCGACCGCCGAGCAGGTCGCTGCGGCACGGGAGGTCGCGGCGGACAAGATCCGCGAAGCGCTCGAGCAGGTGCCGGTCGAGCAGGCGCACACCTGGGTGGGTGTCGCGGGCACCATGACCACCCTCGCCGCGCTCGCCCTCGAACTCGACGAGTACGACTCCGAGAAGATCCACCTGTCGTCGGTGCCGTTCGACCGCCTGCGCGAGGTGTGCGACGGTCTCGTCGCCGCGACCCGCGAGAAGCGCGCGGCGCTCGGCCCGATGCATCCCGGCCGCGTCGACGTCATCGGCGGCGGCTCGATCATCACCACGGTCCTCGCCGAGGAACTCGGCCGCCGAGCCGGCATCACCGAGCTGGTCGTGAGCGAGCACGACATCCTCGACGGCATCGCCCTGTCCGTCGCCCGCTAG
- a CDS encoding cold-shock protein, whose product MAQGIVKWFNADKGFGFIAPEDGSADVFAHYSEIQSGGYRSLDENQRVSFEIGQGAKGPQATGITVI is encoded by the coding sequence ATGGCACAGGGAATCGTGAAGTGGTTCAACGCCGACAAGGGATTCGGCTTCATCGCCCCCGAGGACGGCAGCGCTGACGTGTTCGCGCACTACTCGGAGATCCAGTCGGGCGGCTACCGCAGCCTCGACGAGAACCAGCGCGTGAGCTTCGAGATCGGCCAGGGCGCCAAGGGCCCCCAGGCCACCGGTATCACCGTGATCTGA
- a CDS encoding lipase family protein — MRFTTARPLIGRLATAVAVVALAATPSLVAAPSAQAEGIVYPASVNDSFYSTPDDIADRQPGDVLAARVVPPPLGFPGTDAVQLKFRSTNSAGEPISAVTTVLSPQGGAPGRPLVSYQAIINALGLECAPSTALYAPNPLRGIRESPGLLIAIQRGWSLAVPDHLGPNSAYGAAKVGGQITLDGIRAAQRYAPLELADSPVGIAGYSGGGMATAMAAALAPTYAPEIPIVGSAYGGVPMDIGEMARELGQSAHPAFGLAMAAALGLEREYPDRMPITEQLNGVGQELRDRIANACTNEILLAGAGRSMADVADAAVGLALLDSPTVQEVLMENSVEKVPTVPNAPVYEWHSPTDVLIPLDAISTTLRRYCDAGVPVRTELVPSPDHITAAVIGLPGALDFLDGRFAGAAPSSDCGAL; from the coding sequence ATGCGCTTCACGACCGCACGACCACTGATCGGGCGACTCGCCACCGCGGTGGCCGTCGTAGCCCTGGCCGCGACGCCGAGTCTGGTGGCCGCGCCCTCCGCACAGGCCGAGGGCATCGTCTACCCCGCGTCCGTGAACGACTCCTTCTACAGCACCCCCGACGACATCGCCGACCGGCAGCCCGGTGACGTCCTCGCCGCACGCGTCGTTCCGCCGCCGCTCGGATTCCCCGGCACCGATGCCGTCCAGCTGAAGTTCCGGTCGACGAACTCCGCCGGCGAACCGATCTCCGCCGTGACGACCGTGCTGTCCCCTCAGGGTGGGGCGCCGGGTCGTCCGCTCGTCTCGTACCAGGCGATCATCAACGCGCTCGGTCTCGAGTGCGCCCCGTCGACCGCGCTGTACGCGCCGAACCCGCTGCGAGGGATCCGGGAATCCCCCGGTCTGCTCATCGCGATCCAGCGCGGCTGGTCGCTGGCCGTTCCCGACCATCTCGGACCGAACAGCGCCTACGGTGCCGCGAAGGTCGGCGGGCAGATCACCCTCGACGGCATCCGGGCCGCGCAACGCTACGCCCCGCTCGAACTCGCCGACAGCCCGGTCGGCATCGCCGGCTACTCCGGCGGCGGGATGGCGACGGCGATGGCGGCGGCACTCGCCCCGACCTACGCGCCCGAGATCCCGATCGTCGGCTCCGCCTACGGCGGCGTCCCGATGGACATCGGCGAGATGGCCAGGGAACTCGGCCAATCCGCACACCCTGCCTTCGGACTGGCGATGGCGGCCGCCCTCGGCCTCGAACGTGAGTACCCGGACCGTATGCCGATCACCGAGCAGCTCAACGGTGTGGGACAGGAACTGCGCGACCGTATCGCCAACGCGTGCACCAACGAGATCCTGCTCGCCGGTGCCGGTCGCAGCATGGCCGACGTCGCCGACGCCGCGGTGGGTCTCGCCCTGCTCGACAGCCCGACCGTGCAGGAGGTGCTGATGGAGAACAGCGTCGAGAAGGTTCCGACGGTACCGAATGCCCCGGTGTACGAGTGGCATTCACCGACCGACGTGCTGATCCCCCTCGATGCGATCTCCACGACCCTGCGTAGGTACTGCGACGCCGGGGTGCCGGTGCGGACCGAACTCGTGCCGAGCCCGGATCACATCACCGCCGCCGTGATCGGCCTGCCGGGTGCGCTGGACTTCCTCGACGGCCGCTTCGCCGGTGCTGCACCGTCGTCGGATTGCGGAGCACTCTGA
- a CDS encoding ABC transporter ATP-binding protein gives MNAVTVASVHKSYGDRAVIDGIDCAVEPGEFVSLIGPSGCGKSTLFSIVAGLEQPDAGEVLVGDSPAAPGRVALMPQKDLLFPWRTVLDNCTLGIEVQGVQRSDARARARELLPTFGLAGFEDAAPHQLSGGMRQRASLARTVLQGRDVLLLDEPFGALDSLTRTEMQLWLQQVWQQHRWTVLMVTHNVREAVLLSDRVVVLGPRPARVRHEVRVHLPRPRTLEACASSEFVALEHELMEVLHRSRHEAQRRLPSG, from the coding sequence ATGAATGCGGTGACGGTGGCCTCGGTCCACAAGTCGTACGGCGACCGGGCGGTGATCGACGGCATCGACTGTGCTGTGGAGCCCGGCGAGTTCGTGTCCCTCATCGGGCCGAGCGGGTGCGGCAAGTCGACGCTGTTCTCGATCGTCGCGGGACTCGAACAGCCCGACGCCGGAGAGGTTCTCGTCGGCGACTCCCCCGCGGCACCCGGGCGGGTCGCGCTGATGCCGCAGAAGGATCTGCTGTTCCCGTGGCGGACGGTGCTCGACAACTGCACCCTCGGTATCGAGGTGCAGGGTGTGCAACGATCCGACGCTCGCGCCCGCGCCCGCGAACTGCTGCCGACCTTCGGCCTGGCAGGCTTCGAGGACGCTGCCCCGCACCAACTGTCGGGCGGTATGCGTCAACGCGCGTCGCTCGCACGCACGGTGCTGCAGGGGCGCGACGTGCTCCTGCTCGACGAACCGTTCGGCGCCCTGGATTCGCTCACCCGCACCGAGATGCAGCTGTGGCTGCAACAGGTGTGGCAGCAGCACCGGTGGACAGTGCTGATGGTGACGCACAACGTGCGCGAGGCGGTGTTGTTGTCCGATCGGGTCGTCGTCCTCGGTCCGCGACCGGCGCGGGTCCGGCACGAGGTACGCGTGCACCTGCCCCGACCCCGAACCCTGGAGGCGTGCGCGTCGAGCGAGTTCGTGGCGCTCGAACACGAGCTCATGGAGGTCCTGCACCGGTCACGACACGAGGCGCAACGGAGGTTGCCCTCGGGATAG
- a CDS encoding ABC transporter permease, translated as MTTSKTADTGHARRFLPSLLVAGVLVGIWQTYVVVSGIRPQVLPSPARVLTQGWAHRVDIAGHAWSTLQVTLVGFAVSLALAWALAIVVDFSPWLRRALVPLFVVSQTLPIIAIAPLMIIWFGFGLLPKILVIALVTFFPVAIGLLEGFAAADREAGALLRSMGASRWQQFRYVRLPSALPRFFTALRIGITYAVVGAVFAEYVGATSGLGIYMSTQKNSFRTDLVLAAVVVTAALSLLLYALTFVVERVVAPWALTRGER; from the coding sequence ATGACTACCTCGAAGACCGCTGACACCGGCCACGCACGTCGATTCCTACCCTCCCTGCTCGTCGCCGGGGTGCTGGTCGGGATCTGGCAGACATACGTCGTGGTGAGCGGTATCCGACCGCAGGTGCTGCCCTCTCCCGCGCGCGTCCTCACACAGGGATGGGCGCATCGCGTCGACATCGCCGGGCACGCCTGGTCCACACTGCAGGTCACGCTCGTCGGGTTCGCCGTGTCGCTGGCACTGGCGTGGGCCCTCGCGATCGTCGTGGACTTCTCGCCGTGGTTGCGGCGGGCCCTCGTGCCGTTGTTCGTGGTGTCGCAGACCCTGCCGATCATCGCGATCGCGCCGTTGATGATCATCTGGTTCGGTTTCGGACTGCTGCCGAAGATCCTCGTCATCGCGCTGGTGACGTTCTTCCCCGTCGCGATCGGGCTGCTCGAAGGGTTCGCGGCGGCCGACCGGGAGGCGGGCGCGTTGCTGCGCAGTATGGGCGCGTCGCGGTGGCAGCAGTTCCGTTACGTGCGCCTGCCGTCCGCGCTCCCCCGCTTCTTCACCGCCCTGCGGATCGGCATCACCTACGCCGTAGTGGGTGCGGTGTTCGCGGAATACGTCGGCGCGACATCCGGTCTGGGCATCTACATGAGCACGCAGAAGAACTCGTTCCGCACCGATCTCGTGCTCGCTGCCGTAGTGGTGACCGCTGCTCTGTCACTCCTGTTGTACGCGCTGACGTTCGTCGTCGAACGGGTGGTCGCGCCGTGGGCGCTCACGAGGGGTGAGAGATGA
- a CDS encoding ABC transporter substrate-binding protein, with amino-acid sequence MNARRTLAGLITLVAALSAVVGCSSDSGSDTIRFALDWTPNTNHTGLYVAQQEGLFAEAGLDVEILPYNNATPDTLVDAGSAEFGISTHATSTIARAAGSRTVAVLAPLQHWATGIAVRADNAEITRPADLDGKTFAGFANPGEDEMLAEVIRNDGGRGEFESVTLGTSSYEAVYSSTADFTVSYLAWEGLEAEHRGLPMRYFGFTDHGFPDAYAIVVDGNEDWMSENPEQARAFVQALHQGYRIAADDPDRGARALIEANPGAFPDEELVYESQRMLAADYMRDAAGAVGVLDAGKWSGYARFLYENGVLSGPDGSPLTTEPDWSTYVTDDYLEDR; translated from the coding sequence GTGAACGCGCGGCGGACTCTCGCCGGACTGATCACCCTCGTCGCCGCACTCTCCGCGGTCGTCGGGTGCTCGTCCGATTCCGGGAGCGACACCATCCGATTCGCGTTGGACTGGACGCCCAACACCAACCACACCGGCCTGTACGTGGCGCAGCAGGAGGGCCTGTTCGCCGAGGCGGGTCTCGACGTCGAGATCCTGCCGTACAACAACGCGACGCCCGACACCCTCGTCGACGCCGGTAGCGCCGAGTTCGGGATCTCCACGCACGCCACGTCGACCATCGCCAGAGCTGCGGGTTCCCGGACCGTCGCGGTCCTCGCACCGCTGCAGCACTGGGCGACGGGAATCGCCGTGCGGGCCGACAACGCCGAGATCACGCGGCCCGCGGATCTCGACGGCAAGACCTTCGCGGGCTTCGCGAACCCCGGCGAGGACGAGATGCTCGCCGAGGTGATCCGCAACGATGGTGGTCGCGGTGAGTTCGAGAGCGTGACGCTCGGGACGTCGTCGTACGAGGCGGTCTACTCGTCGACCGCCGACTTCACCGTGTCGTACCTGGCGTGGGAGGGTCTCGAGGCCGAACACCGCGGACTGCCCATGCGGTACTTCGGCTTCACCGACCACGGCTTCCCCGATGCGTACGCGATCGTCGTCGACGGCAACGAGGACTGGATGTCGGAGAACCCGGAGCAGGCGCGCGCTTTCGTGCAGGCTCTGCACCAGGGCTACCGGATCGCAGCCGACGACCCCGATCGCGGGGCACGGGCGCTGATCGAGGCGAATCCCGGGGCCTTCCCCGACGAGGAACTCGTCTACGAGAGCCAGCGCATGCTCGCCGCCGACTACATGCGCGACGCCGCCGGCGCCGTCGGGGTCCTCGACGCCGGGAAATGGTCGGGCTACGCCCGATTCCTCTACGAGAACGGCGTGCTGTCCGGCCCCGACGGCAGCCCGTTGACCACCGAGCCGGACTGGTCGACCTATGTCACCGATGACTACCTCGAAGACCGCTGA
- a CDS encoding CsbD family protein — protein MADFVDKAKHKAEEAGGKIKENTGQATGDRDLEAEGRGDQTSSGLKQAGDKVSDAVENVKDAFKK, from the coding sequence ATGGCCGACTTCGTCGACAAGGCAAAGCACAAGGCAGAAGAAGCAGGCGGCAAGATCAAGGAGAACACCGGTCAGGCGACCGGCGATCGTGATCTCGAAGCCGAGGGCCGCGGCGACCAGACCTCCAGTGGTCTGAAGCAGGCAGGCGACAAGGTTTCGGATGCCGTAGAGAACGTCAAGGACGCTTTCAAGAAGTAG
- a CDS encoding magnesium transporter CorA family protein produces MTNRYDNSIRTRRWTQGKLVDEGFPLSAVPEHLADPEALVWVDLWDPEHTALLELAEEWNLDPHAVEDSLAHGERTKATRYSTHTFLTVYATHLFPDSEDEDQAHESRLRTTRISAFVLPRGIITVRRGTPFDIDEVVRRWDENADLLQYGPGALIHGLLDTVVDGQFETIQELDDAAEDLEDCLFEDGASTRQIQQRVYRLRKELVQLRRVVLPMREVVNAVLRTRAESHRHPELDSSYNDLYDHVMRAAEWTDSLREMVNTVFETNLSLQDARLNIVMKKLTGWAAIIAVPTAVTGWYGMNVPYPGVGEWWGLMSGVGIMVVSAIALYVLFKRRDWL; encoded by the coding sequence GTGACGAACCGATACGACAACTCCATCCGGACCCGGCGGTGGACCCAGGGGAAACTCGTCGACGAGGGGTTCCCGCTCTCCGCCGTCCCGGAGCATCTCGCCGATCCCGAGGCCCTCGTCTGGGTGGATCTGTGGGATCCCGAGCACACGGCTCTGCTCGAACTCGCCGAGGAATGGAACCTCGACCCGCACGCAGTCGAGGATTCGCTCGCGCACGGCGAGCGCACGAAGGCCACCCGTTACTCCACCCACACCTTCCTGACGGTCTACGCGACACACCTGTTCCCGGATTCCGAGGACGAGGACCAGGCGCACGAGTCCCGGCTCCGCACCACGCGGATCTCCGCCTTCGTCCTTCCTCGCGGCATCATCACCGTTCGCCGCGGCACTCCGTTCGACATCGACGAAGTGGTGCGCCGGTGGGACGAGAACGCCGACCTGCTGCAGTACGGGCCCGGCGCGCTGATCCACGGACTGCTCGACACGGTCGTCGACGGGCAGTTCGAGACCATCCAGGAACTCGACGACGCCGCAGAGGACCTCGAGGACTGCCTCTTCGAGGACGGCGCCTCCACCCGGCAGATCCAGCAACGCGTCTACCGGCTCCGCAAGGAACTCGTGCAGCTCCGGCGGGTCGTGTTGCCGATGCGCGAGGTCGTCAACGCCGTCCTGCGGACCCGCGCCGAGAGCCACCGTCACCCCGAACTCGACAGCTCCTACAACGACCTCTACGACCACGTGATGCGCGCCGCGGAGTGGACCGACTCGCTGCGCGAGATGGTGAACACCGTCTTCGAGACGAACCTGTCGCTGCAGGACGCGCGCCTGAACATCGTCATGAAGAAACTGACGGGGTGGGCCGCGATCATCGCGGTCCCCACCGCCGTCACCGGCTGGTACGGCATGAACGTGCCCTATCCCGGAGTCGGCGAGTGGTGGGGACTGATGAGCGGGGTCGGGATCATGGTGGTGTCTGCGATCGCGCTGTACGTGCTGTTCAAGCGCCGCGACTGGTTGTGA
- a CDS encoding serine/threonine-protein kinase, which translates to MTENDPAATQRAPIVDVAETDIVRALHDAGFTDAVEIGRGGFGVVYRCRQAELDRDVAVKVLRRSPELADLERFLREQRAMGRLSAHPNIVTVLQAGATDTGLPYLVMHYHPHDSLDTRIRRHGPITWPEAVRIGVKVAGALETAHRSDVLHRDIKPGNILLTEYGEPQLTDFGIARIGGGFRTTAGEITGSPAFTAPEVLRGHAPTPAADVYGLAATLFAAITGHAAFERKEGEKIVAQFVRITSEPVPDLRGEGIPDDVCEVLERGMATESEDRPQTAAEFGDLLRDVQRAHNLPIDEMALPGSPPSGPFPPRSAPPVTGPASTVSGPSSTISGRTGPSTAPSTRFRPPSTSRPLIERSRLISFLRAGGRRRLIAIHAPTGFGKSTLAAQWRNVLAADGVPVAWLTVDSDDNNVLWFLAHLVEAMKQIRPVLARELGQILDAHGDEAERYVLCTLIDELHRTDTAATLVIDDWHRVTSKETVAALEFLLDRGCHHLQIVVTSRNRSGLPLSRMRVRDELVEIDSTALRFGVDESDAFLRDIGGIDLDPEDVEDLTRTTEGWAAALQLASLSLRDSDDPSWLIENITGRHHAIGEFLADNVLAGLEPRMYEFLLATSITESISGGLAAALTGDPHSQAMLEEAEERGLFLRHVDDERVWFRYHHLFLDFLRRRLERDHPDKVADLHRTAADWFARNRMLQEAVDHALAADDTDFAVDLLADDGMYLMEHGHIATLLALIDKLPPRAVVNDPRLLLAQAWANSALLRLDRCRRTLAAVRELLDRGVPDGYDVEALRIEADAVEASVLMNSDRIDGIYELIAPCLEDPTSVHPWVVAAAADFASYADIFRFDFASAIRRQEWAEPYHRETRGPFASIYGQCLCGIAANERLDVAAAEKYFRTALRRARRNGGVHTHGGRLAAAMLGELLYEQGRIAEAEALLDESNLLGIEGGGTDFLIARFGTAARLKMLQGNRDAAVALLAEGLWVAALHGLPRLRARLENEQVRLGLMAPGTPTRTMPEETTPHPDGTVEITLQIEDATAIRLLSDSGEPGAAEQAVEWARMWVQRTASRPRAHLQAHRLLASCLHAAGRIDEAEDTLAVVIDACAARGMVRYLTDGGPHVISTLASIRERIEQGRWPAHRPQIDVEFVREALRLVETPHRPVV; encoded by the coding sequence ATGACCGAGAACGATCCGGCCGCCACTCAGCGCGCGCCGATTGTCGACGTCGCAGAGACCGACATCGTGCGCGCGCTGCACGATGCCGGCTTCACCGACGCTGTGGAGATCGGCCGCGGCGGCTTCGGTGTCGTCTATCGTTGCCGGCAGGCAGAACTCGACCGCGACGTCGCGGTGAAGGTACTGCGCCGCTCTCCCGAACTCGCCGATCTCGAACGCTTCCTGCGCGAGCAACGCGCGATGGGACGACTCTCCGCCCACCCCAACATCGTCACCGTGCTGCAGGCCGGCGCGACGGACACGGGCCTGCCCTATCTGGTGATGCACTACCACCCACACGACTCCCTCGACACCCGTATCCGGCGGCACGGACCGATCACCTGGCCGGAGGCCGTCCGGATCGGGGTGAAGGTCGCCGGTGCACTCGAGACGGCGCATCGTTCCGACGTCCTGCACCGCGACATCAAGCCCGGCAACATCCTGCTCACCGAGTACGGCGAGCCTCAGCTGACGGACTTCGGGATCGCCCGCATCGGGGGCGGCTTCCGCACCACTGCCGGTGAGATCACCGGCTCCCCTGCGTTCACGGCACCCGAGGTGCTGCGCGGGCACGCACCGACTCCGGCCGCCGACGTCTACGGCCTCGCCGCGACCCTGTTCGCGGCGATCACCGGTCACGCCGCCTTCGAGCGGAAGGAGGGCGAGAAGATCGTCGCGCAGTTCGTGCGCATCACCTCCGAGCCCGTCCCCGACCTGCGCGGCGAGGGCATCCCCGACGACGTGTGCGAGGTCCTCGAGCGCGGCATGGCGACCGAGTCCGAGGACCGGCCGCAGACCGCCGCCGAGTTCGGCGATCTGCTCCGCGACGTCCAGCGCGCCCACAACCTGCCGATCGACGAGATGGCGCTGCCCGGGTCACCGCCGTCCGGCCCGTTCCCGCCACGTTCGGCGCCACCGGTCACCGGGCCGGCCTCCACGGTCTCCGGCCCGTCGTCCACGATCTCCGGACGCACCGGTCCGTCCACCGCACCGTCGACCAGGTTCCGGCCGCCCTCGACGTCCCGTCCCCTGATCGAACGCAGCCGTCTGATCTCGTTCCTGCGGGCGGGGGGACGACGCCGCCTCATCGCCATCCACGCCCCCACCGGCTTCGGCAAGTCCACCCTCGCGGCGCAGTGGCGCAACGTGCTCGCCGCCGACGGAGTGCCGGTCGCGTGGTTGACGGTGGACAGCGACGACAACAATGTCCTGTGGTTCCTCGCGCACCTCGTCGAGGCCATGAAACAGATCCGGCCCGTTCTCGCGCGCGAGCTCGGACAGATCCTCGACGCGCACGGCGACGAGGCCGAACGGTACGTGCTGTGCACCCTCATCGACGAACTGCACCGCACCGACACCGCGGCGACACTGGTGATCGACGACTGGCACCGTGTCACGTCGAAGGAGACCGTCGCCGCCCTCGAGTTCCTGCTCGACCGCGGATGCCATCACCTGCAGATCGTGGTGACGAGCCGCAACCGTTCGGGACTTCCGCTCAGCCGCATGCGGGTTCGCGACGAACTGGTCGAGATCGACTCGACGGCACTGCGATTCGGCGTGGACGAATCCGACGCCTTCCTGCGCGACATCGGCGGGATAGACCTCGACCCCGAGGACGTGGAGGATCTCACTCGCACCACGGAAGGGTGGGCCGCGGCCCTGCAACTCGCATCGTTGTCCTTGCGCGACAGCGACGATCCGTCGTGGCTCATCGAGAACATCACCGGCCGGCACCACGCGATCGGTGAGTTCCTCGCCGACAACGTCCTGGCCGGCCTCGAACCCCGGATGTACGAGTTCCTCCTCGCGACCAGCATCACCGAATCGATCAGCGGCGGACTCGCCGCGGCACTCACGGGCGATCCGCACAGCCAGGCGATGCTCGAGGAGGCGGAGGAACGCGGCCTGTTCCTACGCCATGTCGACGACGAACGCGTGTGGTTCCGCTATCACCACCTGTTCCTCGACTTCCTGCGGCGGCGTCTCGAACGCGACCATCCCGACAAGGTCGCCGACCTGCACCGCACCGCCGCCGACTGGTTCGCCCGCAACCGCATGCTGCAGGAGGCCGTCGACCACGCCCTCGCCGCCGACGACACCGACTTCGCCGTCGACCTGCTCGCCGACGACGGCATGTACCTGATGGAGCACGGCCACATCGCCACGCTGCTCGCCCTGATCGACAAACTGCCGCCGAGGGCCGTCGTAAACGATCCGCGCCTGCTGCTCGCGCAGGCCTGGGCGAACAGTGCGCTGCTGCGACTGGACCGGTGCCGCAGAACCCTCGCGGCAGTGCGGGAACTGCTCGATCGTGGGGTGCCGGACGGCTACGACGTCGAAGCACTCCGCATCGAGGCGGACGCTGTCGAGGCGTCGGTCCTGATGAACTCCGACCGCATCGACGGTATCTACGAACTCATCGCGCCGTGTCTGGAGGATCCGACGTCCGTGCACCCGTGGGTGGTGGCGGCCGCAGCCGACTTCGCGTCGTACGCCGACATCTTCCGCTTCGATTTCGCCTCCGCGATCCGGCGGCAGGAATGGGCGGAGCCCTATCACCGCGAGACCCGCGGGCCCTTCGCGTCGATCTACGGTCAGTGCCTGTGCGGTATCGCCGCGAACGAACGACTCGACGTCGCCGCGGCCGAGAAGTACTTCCGCACAGCGCTGCGCCGAGCACGGCGCAACGGCGGGGTCCACACCCACGGAGGGCGCCTCGCCGCTGCCATGCTCGGGGAACTGCTCTACGAACAGGGACGGATCGCCGAGGCCGAGGCACTGCTCGACGAGAGCAACCTGCTCGGAATAGAAGGCGGCGGAACGGATTTCCTCATCGCCCGTTTCGGTACCGCTGCCCGCCTGAAGATGCTGCAGGGAAACCGGGATGCCGCCGTCGCCCTGCTCGCCGAAGGACTGTGGGTCGCGGCCCTGCACGGACTGCCGCGCCTGCGGGCACGCCTCGAGAACGAGCAGGTCCGGCTCGGGCTCATGGCACCCGGAACGCCGACCCGCACGATGCCGGAGGAAACCACACCCCATCCGGACGGAACCGTCGAGATCACCCTCCAGATCGAGGACGCCACCGCGATCCGGCTGCTCAGCGACAGCGGTGAACCCGGCGCGGCGGAACAGGCCGTCGAATGGGCGCGGATGTGGGTGCAGCGCACCGCCTCGCGTCCCCGCGCCCACCTGCAGGCCCACCGCCTGCTCGCGTCCTGTCTGCACGCGGCCGGACGCATCGACGAGGCCGAGGACACCCTGGCCGTCGTGATCGACGCGTGCGCGGCGCGCGGGATGGTGCGCTACCTGACCGACGGCGGACCGCACGTGATCTCCACGCTCGCATCGATCCGGGAACGGATCGAACAGGGCCGGTGGCCGGCCCATCGGCCGCAGATCGACGTCGAGTTCGTCCGCGAGGCGTTGCGACTGGTGGAGACGCCGCATCGCCCGGTCGTGTGA